One genomic window of Pseudomonas chlororaphis subsp. piscium includes the following:
- the norR gene encoding nitric oxide reductase transcriptional regulator NorR yields the protein MTAKSLLTALLPLVSDLSRELPEGERYRRLLEAMRALLPCDAAALLRLDGEWLVPLAVDGLSTDTLGRRFKVSEHPRFAALLSHPGPTRFASDSDLPDPYDGLVDGLHEHLEVHDCMGCPLFIDERPWGLLTLDALDPQSFEPIELDALQAFASLAAATVNAAERIERLALRAEDEHQRAEVYRQASGQNREMIGQSKAHKRLLEEIGLVGGSDLTVLITGETGVGKELVAQAIHAASPRADKPLISLNCAALPDTLVESELFGHVRGAFTGATNDRRGKFELANGGTLFLDEVGELSLTVQAKLLRVLQSGQLQRLGSDQEHQVDVRLIAATNRDLAEEVRSGRYRADFYHRLSVYPLLVPALRDRGRDVLLLSGYFLEQNRSRMGLGSLRLTSDAQAALLAYAWPGNVRELEHLIGRSALKALGNCRERPKILSLSAADLDLPDASAPTAPQAPAPTELADTPSIGDLRQATENYQRQLISTCLERHQHNWASAARELGLDRANLGRMAKRLGLK from the coding sequence ATGACCGCAAAATCCCTGCTCACCGCCTTGTTGCCACTGGTCTCCGACCTGTCCCGCGAACTGCCCGAAGGCGAGCGCTACCGCCGCCTGCTGGAAGCCATGCGCGCCCTGCTGCCCTGCGACGCCGCCGCGCTGCTGCGCCTGGATGGCGAATGGCTGGTGCCGCTGGCGGTGGACGGCCTGAGCACCGACACCCTGGGCCGGCGTTTCAAGGTCAGCGAGCACCCGCGTTTTGCTGCCCTGCTCAGCCATCCCGGCCCTACCCGCTTCGCCAGCGACAGCGACTTGCCGGACCCTTACGACGGCTTGGTGGATGGCCTTCATGAACACCTGGAAGTCCACGACTGCATGGGCTGCCCACTGTTTATCGACGAGCGCCCCTGGGGCCTGCTGACCCTGGATGCCCTCGACCCGCAGAGCTTCGAACCCATCGAACTGGATGCCCTGCAGGCCTTCGCCAGCCTGGCGGCGGCCACCGTCAACGCCGCCGAGCGCATCGAGCGCCTGGCCCTGCGCGCCGAAGACGAACACCAGCGCGCCGAGGTCTATCGCCAGGCCAGCGGCCAGAATCGCGAGATGATCGGCCAGAGCAAGGCCCACAAACGCCTATTGGAGGAAATCGGCCTGGTCGGCGGCAGCGACCTGACGGTGCTGATCACCGGCGAAACCGGGGTCGGCAAGGAACTGGTGGCCCAGGCCATCCACGCCGCCTCGCCCCGAGCCGACAAGCCGCTGATCAGCCTCAACTGCGCCGCCCTGCCCGACACCCTGGTGGAAAGCGAACTGTTCGGCCACGTACGGGGCGCCTTTACCGGCGCCACCAACGACCGTCGCGGCAAATTCGAGCTGGCCAATGGCGGCACGCTGTTTCTCGACGAAGTGGGCGAATTGTCGCTGACCGTGCAGGCCAAGCTGCTGCGCGTGCTGCAAAGCGGCCAGCTGCAACGCCTGGGGTCGGACCAGGAACATCAGGTCGACGTGCGGCTGATCGCCGCCACCAACCGCGACCTGGCCGAAGAAGTGCGCAGCGGTCGTTATCGCGCGGACTTCTATCACCGCCTCAGCGTCTACCCGCTGCTGGTGCCGGCCCTGCGCGACCGCGGCCGCGATGTGTTGCTGCTCAGCGGCTACTTCCTCGAGCAGAATCGCTCGCGCATGGGCCTGGGCAGCCTGCGCCTGACCAGCGATGCCCAGGCGGCGCTGCTGGCCTATGCCTGGCCGGGCAACGTCCGTGAACTGGAACACCTGATCGGCCGCAGCGCCCTCAAGGCCCTGGGCAACTGCCGCGAACGGCCGAAGATCCTCAGCCTGAGCGCCGCCGACCTGGACCTACCAGACGCCTCGGCGCCGACCGCGCCCCAGGCGCCGGCCCCAACAGAGCTAGCAGACACTCCAAGCATCGGCGATCTGCGCCAGGCCACCGAAAACTATCAGCGCCAACTGATCAGCACTTGTCTTGAACGCCACCAGCACAACTGGGCCAGCGCCGCCCGCGAGCTGGGCCTGGACCGCGCCAACCTGGGGCGCATGGCCAAGCGCCTGGGACTGAAATAA
- a CDS encoding chemotaxis protein CheV has product MSSNKARADSLSLLLFTLRSGKLMAINLLKVSEIIPCPPLTKLPESHPHVKGIATLRGNSLSVIDLSRAIGERPLEDPEGGCLIVTDVSRSKQGLHVQAVSKIVHCLTTDIRPPPYGSGGVKSYITGVTQVDGTLVQVLDIEKVIHGIAPAQIETAPTELSMEDAELLGNARILVVDDSQVALQQSVHTLRNLGLQCHTARSAKEAIDCLLDLQGTAQEINLIVSDIEMSEMDGYALTRTLRETPDFAHLYILLHTSLDSAMNAEKARLAGANAVLTKFSSPDLTRCLIEAARHVAAQSA; this is encoded by the coding sequence ATGTCTTCCAACAAAGCCCGCGCAGATTCCCTTTCGCTTCTGCTGTTCACCTTGCGCAGCGGCAAGCTGATGGCAATCAACCTGCTCAAAGTCAGTGAAATCATCCCCTGCCCACCGCTGACCAAACTGCCGGAATCGCACCCGCATGTGAAAGGCATCGCCACCCTGCGCGGCAATTCGCTGTCGGTCATCGACCTGAGCCGGGCCATCGGCGAAAGGCCGCTGGAAGACCCGGAGGGCGGCTGCCTGATCGTCACCGACGTCAGCCGCTCCAAGCAGGGCTTGCATGTGCAGGCGGTGAGCAAGATCGTGCATTGCCTGACCACCGATATCCGCCCGCCGCCCTATGGCTCCGGCGGGGTCAAGTCCTATATCACCGGGGTCACCCAGGTCGACGGTACCCTGGTGCAAGTGCTGGACATCGAGAAAGTCATCCACGGCATCGCCCCGGCGCAGATCGAAACCGCGCCGACCGAGCTGAGCATGGAAGACGCCGAACTGCTGGGTAACGCGCGGATCCTGGTGGTCGACGACAGCCAGGTAGCCCTGCAGCAGTCGGTGCATACCCTGCGCAACCTCGGCCTGCAATGCCACACCGCGCGCAGCGCCAAGGAGGCCATCGACTGCCTGCTGGACCTGCAAGGCACCGCCCAGGAGATCAACCTGATCGTCTCGGACATCGAGATGTCGGAGATGGACGGTTACGCCCTGACCCGCACTCTGCGCGAGACCCCGGACTTCGCCCACCTCTACATCTTGCTGCATACCTCGCTGGACAGCGCCATGAACGCGGAAAAGGCCCGCCTGGCCGGCGCCAACGCGGTGCTGACCAAGTTCTCCTCGCCGGACCTGACCCGCTGCCTGATCGAAGCGGCCCGTCACGTCGCCGCCCAGAGCGCCTGA
- a CDS encoding GNAT family N-acetyltransferase — protein MADKYCLLMRRDLTGQPAPASWPAAFSLYSYRPELAEAVHGLMHLGYQDGGGRVPELDSWRQRFESDAEYDPQLCLVAQDAEGVVGVIQCWTSAYIKDLVVHPRARGQGLGRALLLQAFEVFRQRREAFVDLRVLEDNQRARGLYDSVGMVAIRREQVPHTPL, from the coding sequence ATGGCCGACAAGTACTGCCTGCTGATGCGCCGCGACCTGACCGGACAACCGGCGCCCGCCAGCTGGCCGGCCGCCTTTAGCCTCTACAGCTATCGACCGGAACTGGCCGAAGCGGTGCATGGCCTGATGCATCTTGGCTACCAGGATGGCGGCGGCCGCGTGCCGGAGCTGGACAGCTGGCGCCAACGTTTCGAAAGCGACGCCGAATACGACCCGCAATTGTGCCTGGTGGCCCAGGATGCCGAGGGCGTCGTCGGGGTGATCCAGTGCTGGACCAGTGCCTATATCAAGGATCTGGTGGTGCATCCGCGGGCCCGCGGCCAGGGACTGGGCCGGGCCTTGCTGCTGCAGGCCTTCGAGGTCTTCCGCCAGCGCCGCGAAGCCTTTGTCGACCTGCGGGTGCTGGAAGACAACCAGCGAGCTCGCGGGCTGTACGACAGCGTCGGCATGGTCGCCATCCGCCGCGAGCAGGTTCCCCACACGCCGCTGTAA
- a CDS encoding YkgJ family cysteine cluster protein — MNTRFSCVGCGKCCNDHHVPLTLGEARQWALDGGQVIVLVEGFLSNGLGLPAQQREHAERRSCVVPSGNAQAHVAITFAAYNVGPCRNLDEDQLCRIYERRPLVCRIYPMEINPHIPLNPAIKECPPESWEKGPELIVGGELVDLELAELIQRSRQADRDDIHSKQAICQLLGIHTTALKGDGFTAYLPDMAALAEAIERVQAQPLAAPASEWLFHVSGADIAGQVQDAGAQVVTEAPLTYAFISLRAA; from the coding sequence ATGAATACTCGTTTTTCCTGCGTAGGCTGCGGCAAATGCTGCAACGATCATCACGTTCCCCTGACCCTCGGAGAAGCCCGCCAGTGGGCGCTGGATGGCGGCCAGGTGATAGTGCTGGTGGAGGGGTTCCTGAGCAACGGCCTGGGGCTGCCGGCCCAGCAGCGTGAGCACGCCGAACGGCGCTCCTGTGTGGTGCCCAGCGGCAATGCCCAGGCCCACGTGGCGATCACCTTCGCCGCCTACAACGTCGGCCCCTGCCGGAATCTTGACGAAGACCAGCTGTGCCGGATCTATGAGCGCCGGCCGCTGGTGTGCCGCATCTACCCGATGGAAATCAACCCGCACATCCCGCTCAACCCGGCGATCAAGGAGTGCCCGCCCGAATCCTGGGAAAAAGGCCCGGAGCTGATCGTCGGCGGTGAGCTGGTGGACCTGGAACTGGCCGAACTGATCCAGCGCTCACGCCAGGCCGACCGCGACGATATCCACAGCAAACAAGCCATCTGCCAACTGCTGGGCATTCACACCACCGCGCTCAAGGGCGATGGTTTCACTGCCTACCTGCCGGACATGGCCGCCCTCGCCGAAGCCATCGAGCGGGTCCAGGCGCAACCGCTGGCCGCGCCGGCCAGCGAGTGGCTGTTCCATGTATCCGGTGCGGACATTGCCGGGCAGGTGCAGGACGCCGGCGCCCAGGTGGTGACCGAGGCGCCGCTCACCTACGCCTTCATTTCCCTGCGTGCGGCCTGA
- a CDS encoding efflux RND transporter periplasmic adaptor subunit — MRNQKTTLVLAGVLAVLAAGGLWHLLKPPSAKLAAPTAVPVRVISVAQRDVPRYVSGIGSVLSLHSVVIRPQVDGILTRLLVKEGQLVKAGDLLATIDDRSIRASLDQARAQLAENQAQLQVALVNLKRYKLLSVDDGVSKQTYDQQQALVNQLKASAQGNQAAIDAAQVQLSYTQIRSPVSGRVGIRTVDEGNFLRTSDTQGLFSVTQIDPIAVEFSLPQQMLPTLQGLLVAEHPATVDAYLGADTDSATGEHLGEGHLSLIDNQIDTNTGTIRAKAEFSNPGQKLWPGQLVTIKIRTAVEKAALVVPPSVVQRGLDKHFVYRVKDDKVEIVPVQMVYQDSGQNIIKGVQAGDLLVSDGQSRLKAGSHIEVLSEPPQQIQAANTEPQP, encoded by the coding sequence ATGCGTAATCAAAAAACAACCCTAGTGCTCGCAGGCGTGCTCGCCGTTCTCGCCGCCGGTGGCCTGTGGCACCTGCTCAAGCCGCCCAGCGCCAAACTGGCCGCGCCAACCGCTGTGCCGGTGCGGGTGATCAGCGTCGCCCAGCGGGATGTGCCGCGGTATGTCAGTGGCATCGGCTCGGTGCTGTCGCTGCACAGCGTGGTGATCCGGCCCCAGGTGGACGGCATTCTCACCCGCTTGCTGGTCAAGGAAGGCCAACTGGTCAAGGCCGGCGACCTGCTGGCGACCATCGACGACCGCTCGATCCGCGCCAGCCTCGACCAGGCCCGGGCGCAACTGGCGGAAAACCAGGCGCAACTGCAGGTGGCCCTGGTCAACCTCAAGCGCTACAAGCTGCTGTCGGTGGATGACGGCGTGTCCAAGCAGACCTACGACCAGCAGCAAGCACTGGTCAACCAGCTCAAGGCCAGCGCCCAGGGCAACCAGGCCGCCATCGACGCGGCGCAGGTGCAGCTGTCCTATACCCAGATCCGCTCGCCGGTGTCCGGCCGCGTTGGCATCCGCACCGTCGACGAAGGCAACTTCCTGCGCACCAGCGATACCCAGGGCCTGTTCTCGGTGACCCAGATCGACCCGATCGCGGTGGAGTTCTCCTTGCCGCAACAGATGCTGCCGACCCTGCAGGGGCTGCTGGTCGCCGAACACCCGGCAACGGTGGACGCCTACCTGGGCGCCGATACAGACTCCGCCACAGGCGAGCACCTGGGCGAAGGCCACCTGAGCCTGATCGACAACCAGATCGACACCAACACCGGGACCATTCGCGCCAAGGCCGAATTCAGCAATCCCGGGCAAAAGCTCTGGCCCGGCCAGCTGGTGACCATCAAGATCCGGACCGCCGTGGAAAAAGCCGCCCTGGTGGTACCGCCCAGCGTGGTGCAGCGCGGCCTGGACAAGCACTTCGTGTATCGGGTCAAGGATGACAAGGTGGAAATCGTCCCGGTGCAGATGGTCTATCAGGACAGCGGCCAGAACATCATCAAGGGCGTGCAGGCCGGCGACCTGCTGGTGAGTGACGGCCAGTCGCGGCTCAAGGCCGGCTCGCATATCGAGGTGCTCAGCGAACCGCCGCAACAGATCCAGGCGGCGAATACGGAGCCACAGCCATGA
- a CDS encoding multidrug efflux RND transporter permease subunit: protein MKGHGSISAWCVDHPVATLLLTFALVLLGAIAFPRLPIAPLPEAEFPTIQVTAQLPGASPETMASSVATPLEVQFSAIPGMTQMTSSSALGSTNLTLQFTLDKSIDTAAQEVQAAINTASGKLPNDMPSLPTWRKVNPADSPVLILSISSTQMPGTELSDYVETLLARQISQIDGVGLINITGQQRPAIRVQASPDRLAAIGLTLADIRVALQQASLNLAKGALYGESSISTLSTNDQLFHPDDYNQLIVSYKNGAPVQLKDVARVISGPENAYVQAWSNDQPGLNLVIFRQPGANIVDTVDRIQGELPRLEAMLPASVDVTVLSDRTKTIRASLHEVEITLLIAVLLVVAVMALFLRQLSATLIVSSVLGVSLVASFALMYVMGFSLNNLTLVAIVISVGFVVDDAIVVVENIHRHLEAGDGMREAAIKGAGEIGFTVVSISFSLIAAFIPLLFMGGVVGRLFKEFALTATSTILISVVVSLTLAPTLAALFMRAPTHHPHDRPGFGERLLALYERGLRRALAHQRLMLGLFGLTLGLAIAGYVFIPKGFFPVQDTGFVLGTSEAAADISYPDMVAKHLALAKILGADPAVETFSHSVGVTGNNQTIANGRFWIALKDRGQRDVSASQFIDRIRPQMAKVPGIVLYLRAGQDINLSSGPSRSQYQYVLKSNDGPTLNTWTQRLTEKLRANPAFRDLSNDLQLGGSITHISIDRSAAARFGLTATDVDEALYDAFGQRQVNEFQTETNQYNVILELDAKQRGKAESLNYFYLRSPLSGEMVPLSALAKVDPPTVGPLSIAHDGMFPAANLSFNLAPGVALGDAVIMLEQAKNQIGMPASIAGNFQGAAQAFQSSLASQPWLILAALVAVYIILGVLYESFVHPLTIISTLPSAGLGALIMLWLLGQDFSIMALIGLVLLIGIVKKNGILMIDFALEAQRKGGLSPQEAIYQACITRFRPIIMTTLAALLGALPLMLGYGAGAELRQPLGIAVVGGLLVSQALTLFTTPVIYLWLERLFHRPTPAPALASTS from the coding sequence ATGAAGGGCCACGGCTCGATCTCCGCCTGGTGCGTCGATCATCCGGTCGCCACCCTGCTGCTGACCTTTGCCCTGGTGCTGCTGGGCGCCATCGCCTTTCCCCGGCTACCCATAGCCCCGCTGCCGGAAGCCGAATTCCCGACCATCCAGGTCACCGCGCAGCTACCCGGCGCCAGCCCGGAAACCATGGCCTCCTCGGTGGCCACGCCGCTGGAGGTGCAGTTCAGCGCCATCCCCGGCATGACCCAGATGACCTCCAGCAGCGCCCTGGGCTCGACCAACCTGACCCTGCAATTCACCCTCGACAAGAGCATCGACACCGCCGCCCAGGAAGTGCAGGCAGCGATCAACACCGCCTCGGGCAAGCTGCCCAACGACATGCCGAGCCTGCCCACCTGGCGCAAGGTCAACCCGGCGGACAGCCCGGTGCTGATCCTCAGCATCAGTTCCACGCAGATGCCCGGCACTGAACTGAGCGACTACGTGGAAACCCTGCTGGCCCGGCAGATCAGCCAGATCGACGGCGTCGGCCTGATCAACATCACCGGCCAGCAACGCCCGGCGATCCGCGTCCAGGCCTCGCCCGACCGGCTGGCGGCCATCGGCCTGACCCTGGCCGATATCCGCGTCGCCCTGCAGCAGGCCAGCCTCAACCTGGCCAAGGGCGCGCTGTATGGCGAGTCGAGCATCTCGACCCTATCGACCAACGACCAGCTGTTCCATCCCGATGACTACAACCAGTTGATCGTTTCCTACAAGAACGGCGCGCCGGTGCAGCTCAAGGATGTCGCCCGGGTCATCAGCGGCCCGGAAAACGCCTATGTACAGGCCTGGTCCAACGATCAGCCGGGGCTCAACCTGGTGATCTTCCGCCAGCCGGGGGCCAATATCGTCGACACCGTGGACCGCATCCAGGGCGAACTGCCGCGCCTGGAAGCCATGCTGCCGGCCTCGGTGGACGTGACTGTGCTTTCGGACCGCACCAAGACCATTCGCGCCTCCTTGCACGAAGTGGAAATCACCCTGCTGATCGCGGTGCTGCTGGTGGTGGCGGTGATGGCGCTGTTCCTGCGCCAGCTGTCGGCGACGCTGATCGTCTCCAGCGTGCTCGGCGTGTCGCTGGTGGCCAGCTTTGCGCTGATGTATGTGATGGGCTTCAGCCTGAACAACCTGACCCTGGTGGCGATCGTGATCTCGGTGGGTTTCGTGGTCGACGACGCGATTGTCGTGGTGGAGAACATCCATCGCCATCTGGAGGCCGGCGACGGCATGCGCGAGGCAGCGATCAAGGGCGCCGGCGAAATCGGCTTCACCGTGGTGTCCATCAGCTTCTCGCTGATCGCCGCGTTCATCCCCCTGCTGTTCATGGGGGGCGTGGTCGGCCGGCTGTTCAAGGAGTTTGCCCTGACTGCCACCTCGACCATCCTGATTTCGGTGGTGGTGTCGCTGACCCTGGCGCCCACCCTGGCGGCGTTGTTCATGCGCGCTCCTACTCATCATCCCCACGATCGCCCGGGCTTTGGCGAACGCCTGCTGGCGCTCTACGAGCGTGGGCTGCGCCGGGCCCTGGCCCATCAGCGGCTGATGCTCGGCCTGTTCGGCCTGACCCTGGGCCTGGCCATCGCCGGCTATGTATTCATTCCCAAGGGCTTCTTCCCGGTGCAGGACACCGGCTTCGTGCTGGGCACCAGCGAAGCGGCGGCCGACATCTCCTACCCGGACATGGTGGCAAAACACCTGGCCCTGGCGAAGATCCTCGGCGCCGACCCGGCGGTGGAAACCTTCTCCCATTCGGTCGGCGTCACCGGCAACAACCAGACCATCGCCAACGGCCGCTTCTGGATCGCCCTCAAGGACCGCGGCCAGCGGGACGTTTCCGCCAGCCAGTTCATCGACCGCATTCGCCCGCAGATGGCCAAGGTCCCGGGCATCGTCCTGTACCTGCGGGCCGGCCAGGACATCAACCTCAGCTCCGGGCCGAGCCGCAGCCAGTACCAGTACGTGCTCAAGAGCAACGACGGGCCGACCCTCAATACCTGGACTCAGCGCCTGACGGAGAAACTGCGGGCCAACCCGGCCTTTCGCGACCTGTCCAACGACCTGCAACTGGGCGGCAGCATCACCCACATCAGCATCGACCGCAGCGCCGCGGCGCGTTTCGGCCTGACCGCCACCGATGTCGACGAAGCGCTCTACGACGCCTTCGGCCAACGCCAAGTCAACGAGTTCCAGACCGAGACCAACCAGTACAACGTGATCCTCGAACTGGACGCCAAGCAGCGCGGCAAGGCCGAGAGCCTGAACTACTTCTACCTGCGCTCGCCCCTGAGCGGCGAGATGGTGCCGCTGTCGGCGCTGGCCAAGGTCGACCCGCCCACCGTCGGCCCGCTGTCCATCGCCCACGACGGCATGTTCCCAGCCGCCAACCTGTCGTTCAACCTGGCGCCCGGCGTGGCCCTGGGCGACGCGGTGATCATGCTCGAGCAGGCGAAAAACCAGATCGGCATGCCTGCCTCCATCGCCGGCAACTTCCAGGGCGCGGCCCAGGCCTTCCAGAGTTCCCTGGCCAGCCAGCCGTGGCTGATCCTCGCGGCGCTGGTGGCGGTGTACATCATCCTCGGCGTGCTCTACGAGAGCTTCGTCCACCCGCTGACCATCATTTCCACCCTGCCCTCGGCCGGCCTTGGCGCGCTGATCATGCTCTGGCTGCTGGGCCAGGACTTCTCGATCATGGCCCTGATCGGCCTGGTACTGCTGATCGGCATCGTCAAGAAAAACGGCATCCTGATGATCGACTTCGCCCTCGAAGCCCAGCGCAAGGGCGGGCTGTCGCCGCAGGAGGCGATCTACCAGGCCTGTATCACCCGTTTCCGGCCGATCATCATGACCACCCTCGCCGCGTTGCTCGGCGCCCTGCCGCTGATGCTCGGTTATGGCGCCGGCGCCGAACTGCGCCAGCCACTGGGGATCGCCGTGGTCGGTGGCCTGCTGGTGAGCCAGGCGCTGACGCTGTTCACCACTCCGGTCATATACTTGTGGCTCGAGCGGCTATTCCATCGGCCCACACCAGCGCCGGCGCTGGCAAGCACATCCTGA
- a CDS encoding heavy metal response regulator transcription factor has translation MRVLIIEDEEKTADYLHRGLTEQGYTVDLARDGVEGLHLALESDYAVIVLDVMLPGIDGFGVLRALRARKQTPVIMLTARERVEDRIKGLRDGADDYLGKPFSFLELVARLQALTRRSGGHEPVQISIADLWIDLISRKASRAGTRLDLTAKEFSLLSVLARRQGEILSKTAIAEMVWDINFDSDANVVEVAIKRLRAKLDGPFEQKLLHTIRGMGYVLENRGAS, from the coding sequence ATGCGCGTTCTGATTATCGAAGATGAAGAGAAAACCGCGGACTATCTGCACCGCGGCCTGACCGAACAAGGCTACACCGTGGACCTCGCGCGCGACGGCGTCGAGGGCCTGCACCTGGCGCTGGAAAGCGACTACGCGGTGATAGTGCTCGACGTGATGCTGCCCGGCATCGACGGCTTCGGCGTGCTGCGGGCCCTGCGCGCGCGCAAGCAGACACCGGTGATCATGCTCACCGCCCGCGAGCGCGTCGAAGACCGTATCAAGGGCCTGCGCGACGGCGCCGACGACTACCTGGGCAAGCCTTTTTCCTTCCTCGAACTGGTGGCACGCCTGCAGGCTTTAACCCGCCGCAGCGGTGGTCACGAGCCGGTGCAGATCAGCATCGCCGACCTGTGGATCGACCTGATCAGCCGCAAGGCCAGCCGCGCCGGCACCCGCCTGGACCTGACCGCCAAGGAGTTCTCGCTGCTCAGCGTGCTCGCCCGGCGCCAGGGCGAGATCCTGTCGAAAACCGCGATCGCCGAGATGGTCTGGGACATCAATTTCGACAGCGACGCCAACGTCGTCGAAGTGGCGATCAAGCGCCTGCGGGCCAAGCTCGACGGGCCGTTCGAACAGAAACTGCTGCACACCATCCGCGGCATGGGTTATGTGCTGGAGAACCGCGGTGCCTCGTAA
- a CDS encoding heavy metal sensor histidine kinase: MPRNSIALRLSGLFTLVALLVFLLIGGALYQQVDKGLGLLPEAELDARYSVLESALTRFGNPEHWAKINNKLKLLSEEDKRINFWVVSGDPAYEYGNPDPQIRSFAQGPLGMRDLTLPGHPYPLKVLVSQLPAKELRPPLRFLIAIDTETFYETQHQLLIALISLAIVGVLLASALGYWVARIGLKPLIGLSEEAQRLAPPRLSGRLQLSSLPPELTQFANSFNSTLERVEQAYSRLESFNADVAHELRSPLTNLIGQTQVALTRGRSAEHYFEVLQSNLEELERLRSIINDMLFLASADQGSKATKLASTSLASEVATTLDYLDFILEDAQVKVEVRGDAQVQIEIAHLRRALINLLSNAVQHTAPGQVIRVQIDVQEHQVAIAVSNPGQTIASEHLPRLFERFYRVDASRSNSGANHGLGLAIVKAIALMHGGDVFVRSDDGMNTFGIYLPI, encoded by the coding sequence GTGCCTCGTAACTCGATTGCCCTGCGCCTGAGCGGGTTGTTCACCCTGGTCGCCCTGCTGGTGTTCCTGCTGATCGGCGGCGCGCTCTATCAACAGGTGGACAAGGGCCTGGGCCTGCTGCCCGAGGCCGAACTGGACGCACGCTACAGCGTGCTGGAGTCAGCCCTGACGCGCTTCGGCAATCCGGAGCACTGGGCCAAGATCAACAACAAGCTCAAGCTGCTCAGCGAAGAAGACAAGCGCATCAATTTCTGGGTGGTCAGCGGCGACCCCGCCTACGAATACGGCAACCCCGACCCGCAGATCCGCAGCTTCGCCCAGGGCCCGCTGGGCATGCGCGACCTGACCCTGCCCGGGCATCCCTATCCGCTGAAAGTGCTGGTCAGCCAGCTGCCGGCCAAAGAGTTGCGCCCGCCGCTACGCTTTCTGATCGCCATCGACACCGAGACCTTCTACGAGACCCAGCACCAGTTGTTGATTGCCCTGATCAGCCTGGCCATCGTCGGCGTGCTGCTGGCTTCGGCGCTGGGTTACTGGGTCGCGCGCATCGGCCTCAAGCCCTTGATCGGGCTGTCCGAAGAAGCCCAGCGCCTGGCCCCGCCGCGGCTGTCCGGGCGCTTGCAACTGTCGTCGCTGCCGCCGGAGCTGACGCAGTTCGCCAACTCGTTCAACTCGACCCTGGAACGGGTGGAACAGGCCTATTCGCGCCTGGAATCCTTCAATGCCGACGTCGCCCACGAACTGCGCTCGCCGCTGACCAACCTGATCGGCCAGACCCAGGTGGCGCTGACCCGCGGGCGTTCCGCCGAGCATTATTTCGAGGTGCTGCAATCCAATCTCGAGGAGTTGGAGCGGCTGCGCTCGATCATCAACGACATGCTGTTCCTGGCCAGCGCCGACCAGGGCAGCAAGGCCACCAAGCTCGCCAGCACCTCCCTGGCCAGCGAAGTGGCCACTACCCTGGACTACCTGGACTTCATCCTCGAAGACGCCCAGGTCAAGGTCGAGGTACGCGGCGATGCCCAGGTGCAGATCGAGATCGCCCACCTGCGCCGGGCACTGATCAACCTGTTGAGCAATGCCGTGCAGCACACCGCGCCGGGACAGGTGATCCGGGTGCAGATCGACGTGCAGGAACACCAGGTGGCCATCGCCGTGAGCAACCCCGGCCAGACCATCGCCAGCGAGCACCTGCCCCGGTTGTTCGAGCGTTTCTACCGGGTCGATGCCTCCCGCAGCAACAGCGGCGCCAACCACGGCCTGGGGCTGGCGATCGTCAAGGCCATCGCCCTGATGCACGGCGGCGACGTGTTCGTACGCAGCGATGACGGCATGAACACCTTCGGCATCTACCTGCCGATCTGA